The sequence GCCAACGGCAGATCAACGAATGGAGATAGATCAAATGGTATCGGTCATACCACCCAGACCTTTCCCTACCTATGACCATCTCAGTTATGGAGATTTCTTGGTACGTCGATTACTTGTACACTTTTCATATGCTTATGGTCGTGCAGGATAACCACATGATACCAAActtccccttctttttGTCCTCGGCTAATACGTCTACCTGGCCTGCCACTAAATCATTTCGAAAACCAAGTACCCAATCTACAGCATCTTTACCGAACTTGCCGGCCCTTCGGCAGTATTCGCATCATGTTGTGCCCGTTGCAAATACATTGCAGCAACAATTTTCGGAATTCGAACGAACTGAAAGGCCATTGGGCGAAGTGCTGGACCTTTGGGAGAATCAAGAGTCGGAGCAAGGGCGTGGATTGTATGTCAAAGATTGGCATCTTATGGCTGAGCTGGAAGGCCAAGGCAAAGGTGTTGGCGAGATATATTCAGTGCCAGAGTGCTTAAGGGGTGGGTTTGGTATATTGTTTAATGATGACGCTGAAAAATTGAAAGAGGAATAGACGACTGGCTCAATCCCCCATATACTCCTTCGCCTCGAACAAAGCTCATTAACACTTCGGCCTCCACATCTGATTTCAGGTTTACCTATGTAGGACCTGCTTTAACTTATACGCCTTTGCATAGAGATGTTTATGGCTCCTATTCTTGGTCAGCGAACGTAGTGGGTCGAAAGATGTGGTGGCTCTTCCCCCCTGACAAGTTGGGCCGAGTCAAAGATGAAAACGGAGAGTTGGTATTTGATGTGAGACATTtagaaggagaaggaggggCGATGAAGGTGCTCCAAGAGGTGTGTTATCTGTTTTAAGGCATCTTCTGACATTTCGTAGGAGGGTGAAATAATATTCATCCCTTCGGGGTGGCATCATCAAGTCGTCAATCTTGATTTTGTACGTTCTATAACTACGACACCAGCTGACTTGCAGTGCATATCAATCAACCACAATTTTTTTGCGTCACCCACCCTGCCACACATTTATCGAGCTCTTTGCGTCTCTCAAGATCGCGTGGAGGACTCAATTGCAGATGTCCAGGACATGATCATTGAGCGACTAGGCGCGAAACATGATCAGTGGGAGAAGGAGTGGCTTCAGGAAGTGCAGAACTTGTTGCAAATGGATGCAGGATGGGACTGGAGAGGGTTCTGGGAGACTATTATGAAGAATCTTAAGGTTTGTTCTGAATACCAGATTGTGTCCTAACGATTTAGTGTCCACCATCTGTCAATGCTCCAATTGTCTCGCGACGAAACGAATGGATAGGAGGAGTGATCAAGCAGTAcaagaaaagaagggaatGGGTCGTACTGGACACTGTTAGAACCATAGTGGAGGACATTGAAAGCTGGCTAGTGTAGTTTGGCGCATGTCATCTAATTTCCTCGGAGTGCAGGACACACATACGTATGAAGGGTATTATTGCATAATGATAGTTCTCAAATAGACCATATCTGGGCAATGAAAGAAGCAAAAGGATTAGATTGTGCTAAAACAATCTCAGACCTACCTGGATATCCGAGTAGAACTAGATGCAATGTTCCTCTGGGTATGATATGTAACGAAGTTCTGACACGCCCTAAAAATGGTTTCTTATAAAAAGCAAAAATATAATCCACGGCGATATTCGAAATCGCGACCTCTTGATTCGGATCCAGAATATAGAAATCGTAGTCAAGCGCACTACCACTGTGCTACGCGGACTTCATAAATACGCCACAAACAAAGATATATATCTGTCGTGTATCCAACACTCTTTTTGTCTTCAGTACTCGTATTGATCAATTCCTCCCTTGTCCAAACGTCGATCAATTCATCTTCAGTTCCTGCTCAACACCTAGAGCATGTCACAATCACCGCTCGCCAGATCCACCCGAAGGAGTCTTTCAGCATTTGCTCAACAACCCTCGAAACTGTCAAAAAGCAATGTGGCTTCAGAAGCCCCAGATTCGCCTTCGCCTTCGGGATCCACTAGGACGCCTTTGAAGAAGTTTGCGACACCGAGCCGAGAGTCCATCGATCGCTATCGCAATGTTGGCTCTTCAACAAGCACACAGGTGACCACGCCCATAATACATTATTCCCCTTACGCGTTGTCCACTCCGCCACAAAGTCTGAGCAAGAGTGCTAGCATTCCGTTTGACATGGCGGCCAGTGCTAAAGCAGCTAGGCGGGCTGAACAGGAGGTGAAACTGAGAGGTGCAGAGTCCAGcacgaagaagaagaaattTATCAGGAAAAAGTCTCTCTACCAACAGTAAGCTGCTGAAGCCTCGAGGCTAAGTTATCAACTGACTTGTTGCAGGGTCATCGGGTTCCCTCAGAAAGTTGCAGACAAATTCTTATATCATACACCCGCTTCCATTTTGGATATCCTTCCAGATCCCCATATGGCAAACCCCATAGCGCTAGGTATTCATGTCGTTCACTATTTGCTTATTGCCCCTTTCTTCGCCACCAGAAGCGATGACTTTGAGAGCGTTTTAAGGACAGGTCGTACTCGCAGCGATGTGTCAAGCCGCTGGGATGAGTGGGAGAATGAGGGGAAAGGCGGAAAGTCCGGTCTATTGGGGAGTCGTATAGTAAGACTTGTATATAGCTAATTGAAAAAGCTGACTCGGTATAGAGGACTATCCTTGTACTTTTGCTTATGGTACTGGCAATTGGTAACGCACTGTACCTATTCACACGATTCAGAACATACGACATGTTACTTAGAAATGTAAGCAACTGCAGTGTTTGACTTGCGTCATACTGACGTTTTAAAGGCTCAGGAGCCGGTGCACTCTCCACATGCTTCTCCCGTCCCTGCTCCCAAAGTCAAGGTTACCAAAgacgacgatgatgaaAAGATCTTTGAAGCACCATCTCCTGTCGAAGCCGAACCTTGGGGACCGAAAGCCCTCAAATTCATTGGCAAAACTCTCATTTTCATGATCAAGCTGCTCCTGTATGTGAAACTTCTCAATAAGTAACCCTCTAACGCCAGACAGGCATGCGGTGTTCTCAGCTTTTGGCCGTCCGCTAGGGAATGGCCCTTCATTAAAAGATTTTGACCAAGCTGAGAACAAGATTCAGTCTCTGCGGGTCTGGGACCCACCAGAGTTTTGTCTCGCCTTCTTTTGGTACGTGTATTGTGGTCTTTTAAAATCCAGCTGATACTCTCAATAGTGCATACCCTCCAACTGCGCCCTTCCTTACCCATCTCCTTACCCACATCAACCCTTTCCTTACTCCTGTTCTTCATCTCTCCACTaccttcctcctttccaACTTGGCACAATCATACGCTCAACTCGTCAAAGATCGCATGTTACTTTCTGCAGAGGTTATGCGTGAGTATGATCAGAGATTTGTATACAAGAAGATTTTCTCGAACAAGGTGGATAGGGGAGTGAGCACAAACGAATGTACGTAACCCTTTTGAATTAATCTCTGGGATGAATCTTGACAACCATCTTAGCTGAGCTCGTTGGTTTCTAGATACAGCATATGATCCGTTCGTTTACTTGAGCTTTCCGACGATACTGTTAATGCATTTGCCATCATCGGCGACCCTTATAACGATATCTGCCAGCAATTTACCGAAAACTGTCTACTGCATTGTCCTTGTTGGCATAGGAAGTTGTGAGAGTTTCGTGGGCGTCTCGCTGCCGCTTGCCATATCGGCCGGTTCAATGATGCCGACTTTGGCAATCGCCTTGCGCAATGCATCACCAGAGTCATCGATGGAATGTAAGAATCGGAGAAGCTCTTTGCAAAGCTACAACGCAATTAGAGGTAAATCGAGACAAACGCCGATACACTACTTACGTTAAACTCTTGGGCGCGGATGGCTTGGTGTAATAGTCGAACCGTGTCCTATTATGGCATTAGCTCTACATTTGGATGCTAATAAACGTAGGAATCTATTCACGTCGGCGTCTTCTAGTCCTTCCAAAGTATGCAGCACCAGTAGATAGCTGGCAGCCGTTCTGATCTTGCCATCTTTTAGGCAATTCTCAAATAGGTGTCTCGGCTTTCCGACAAGGTCAAATAACATTGGCCATCGCTCAATTTCAGTTTTCCGCGCACATCTGACGATTACGTCGAGGCTCTCTGGGAAGTAGTCCAAAAAGATGACGACTGCTGCAAGTACACTGTCTTGCTTGCTATCTTTGTCGTCATTATTGTATTCTGATTTCGATAAGTCTTCATCCTCAAGGACAGAATGTAGTAACACCTCGAGCGAATGGGCAAAGTATACCAAAGACTGATAGTGTTGCGCTAGAATGAGTGCATTAGccagagaaggaggagacGAAGATAGGTGGTAGCGTAGGAATtgagggaggaagaggtgggTACCCGTGTAGGTTTTGTGAATGGGGAAAGGAAGAGTACGAGTAGAAGTTTCGTAGTCGACTCCGATGATGATGCCCTTGTCCATAAGTATTGCTACAGTGTATTGTTAGCCTCGGACATCAATCACCATGAGAGACTCACATAAAGGATAAAAATCAGGCCGCAACTTAACACTTTCCTCCACGTTCTCATACGCATCAGACATGAGATCAACCTTTGTCGCCTCAATGGTCAAGGCATCCAGCCAAATTCGCATGTTCAGTCCATCAAATCCCCATAAGGAGTTTTCAAGAGTGCCCACACCCTGAAGATGGGTCCAATAAGCTTCAATGTGATCAGCGAGGATCTGCATATCGTATCGTACTTCATCTGTTCGAGCCTTTGGGAGTGTTAGCATCGCAGCTTTGGCCCAAGGACTGATGCTCACTCGGCGTGGTCGCAATAAGACCAACTTCCCATCCACAAGAAAGATGATAGTGGCCACAATTAGATCATCCGCGGGATCACCAAGCGCTACATACCCGTTAGGTTTGAAAATGAAAGCCCAAAAGCTGCTTACTCTTCTGCGCTTCGGGGATGAGCCAAGATAGAGCTCTCACTCTAGTTGGAACTTCTATGATACCTCTGAAGCTTATACTGCCGCAAAGATGCAGCTTGATACTCGACTGGCTGGGAAGGATAAGGAAATGATAGAGCATATTATCGGCAGTATAGACCAACAGAGAGTTTTCAAGGAGAGTCATGACGAGTACTGGAGACGGTAGAGTTTGAGAGTGCAAAATCTCGTTCAAATCGAGATCACGTGAATGTAATCGAATCTGCAGCATGTCAGGTGGGTCTTCAATGGATTTAGTACTTACTTGATGAGTTTTGTCGGTATCTACGGCAACAATGAGTACGTGATGGAACCACAGCAAACCTCCTTTTACAATAAAATCTCGCTCTTCCCTCTCATCCTGAAACAGTCTCCATCTTCCAGATGTCGCCGAATAGTGTGTGAGACCTCGACGACCGGCAACCGCGATCAACTTCCCATCGGACGATATCGAGGCGTAGCGTATTGGCCAGTTTGTAGCAATGTATGCGGTCGGGATCTACGAAATAAATGTCAGCCAGACTGGCCCATGAAGTTCTGTCTAACCAATGAACCTTGATGCTTTGCCATACGTCAGATTCGGGATTGATCACACTCATGTCAGGTTGATCGGCACCTCTATAAACCATGACTCGATCGTCCATCTGCAGAAAAGCGTATCGAGTATTATCGGGCGATGGCTGATTGGTAGTTGCGCTTTTTGTAAAAGAGACAACCTCTATTTGAGGTTTTCCTTTTTGGTAAGATCGCAAGACGAAGAGTTCCAAATTTCCTGGAATCCAGAACTGTCGAACAGTCAGCCTTGCCGTGATATACCTAACGCACCAGATCGACCACTCCAGGATCCTCAgattcatcttcatcctgTACACCCCAGCCATTCAAGCGGCCACCCATACTCCATGCGGCCCACCCCCGCTTATACCCTGCAGCGAGACAATATCCATCTCCCGTCCACGCTAAACTCTTAACTTGGCCGGGCGATGACTCTAATACATGCTCAGTGGCAAGCTCACTCAAAGTCAATGAACTCACTGAGATTGCCCGATTGGCGAAGATCTAAAATATGCGACAGTTTGGGGGCAGAAGGCCAAGATGGAAGCGAAATAATGTTGATTTTACCGCTGCCTGTCAGCATTTTTCTGTGATATAGGACTTACCTTTCCAAACCAATAGCTACCAAACTAAACCTAAAGTTAATGCAGATCTCCACTGCCTTATCTTCTACATCATCTCCAGATGTCTTAACATTTTCGATATCAAGcatctccatctttttCGACAGGTCTACAAGGGGTGGATGTATAATTATCCCGAGGTATTTGGGCCCAGCAGATAGCTGGCTCCGTTGCACTTCATTATTTGAGAAATGTATGAGCTGGCTTGCCTGATAGACAGCATATGCTCGCCCATCTTTGGTTAGCATAATGTGCAACATTGGCAGCGCCGGTGTCTTGTGTGCTGTCATCTTTGTAGGCACCGGAGGTTCTCTTCCTATAATCCAGCTTCTAGAGTTCCCAAGGTCCCAAGTCTCGCACTCAACCTGGGATTCTGTGGCTGCATCAAGAGGGGGCGGAGGGAAATGAGAATTGGGTGGTGTAAGCAGTTGGCTAGGAACTGGATATGGAACAGAGAGTATAGATGGTGGATGTCGAAGGGCCATTATGATGTTGTGGGTCTGGGGAAGTACGTATTCGCAACCTCCCATGACAAATGCAGTACCAAGAGCGCGAAGCTCCCAACCCATGACGACGTCCCCTTCGCCTGGACCTGGTGTTGATGGACCCGGCGAATCATACGAGGGACGTGACGAGGGTACCAGTTGGTAGAATAGCAAGTGTGAAGTATCCGTCTACAACGGTATGTCAATATGACTCGCAAAGATAAGAAGGACTCTTTGCTTTACTCACCAGAATGATAAGTCCTCGACCATCATGAGCCCAGAAAACATCAACATTGCTTCCAAATCGGTCAATACTCGCTTTCGACCGCAACACAGCTGCTTGCATTACAGTTGGCTGCACAGAGTAAGCGTCTACTCCACAGTCCTGTACGAAGGCTCACTCTGACATCCCAAATTCCAAGGCCATCTTTTGTAACGATCGCGAAAAAGTTGCCTTTTCTGCTTGATCGTGCATGCGTGATAGGCTCCTTGTCTAGTGGGTAAGGTGTGCCGACAAGACGAGTTGTCGCGGTTGGCCAGTACATGGTGTTGTTTGCAACCTTTGTTCGTTATGCGTTTCTAGGACAACGGGACAGTCTCCAGATGACAATCAGTGAATGATTAATGAGAACAGTTGTAATCTCGTTCGTGGCTCTCATCGTATTTATGGGAAGCGGTATAGCTAACGACCGAACGTCGATTGTTTGTTCGAGATCAGGGAAAAGTGATGACGTGGATCAAAAATGAGATCTGCGCCCTCCCCTTCTCGCTGGTCTCCTTTGAAGTACAGACACATCCAATAATTGTCTTTTTTCACGCTAATCATCTCTCTCGGTTATCCACATAGTTCGAATCAATAGTATACTCCTTGCATTTCAAGAAGGCATCGAAAATATTGATACTGCATCTAGAATATTTTAATTTTCTATTACCTATTGCATTTTAAGCACCACCGGCAGTAGTCCTACCAATTGCCTTCATCGCACCGCCCTCGAGCACTGGCAACACCTTGCCTTGCTTTTGAGGTTTCTCCAAGAACCCAGCTCGGATCAGCCAAGCAATATATAATCCGATTTCCTTTTCAGTCACACCAGATGTCCTCACCTCGCCGGCAGCCGCAGCCAAATTTTGAGCGTTTGTATCGTCCAACTCGGCAGACTTGGTACTCGTAGGCAAATCATCGAGGACGAAATGTaaaaggggaaagaggGCATTGTCTTGAGTCTCGAGGACGTGTTGCTCAAGTTTGGTTCGCCAGTGGACGTATTCAACTCTCTTGACATCATAGCCGTACAGCTGAAGGGACCCCAGCAGGTCGTTGAATCGGATCTTGGGGTGGCCAGTAACGTGCATGATGTTGAAAGCggaagaagcagaggaCGAAAGAGTGGCGAGGGATGAAAGACGGGCGACGTGGTCAACAGGACAACAGATAATAGCATTGTTGATGTCAGGGATAAGGCCAAGCTGGACACAGCCCTTGACCATTCGCCAGATGAAGTCATCAGTGTTGGTAACTGAGGGCAAAACAATGTCAGTTTTCAAGCCTAATCATCACGAAAGCGATTAGACAACTTACCAGCGGTCTTAGAGTGACCAAGAACGTAACCAGGTCTCAAGATCCAACCGGACAAGCCCTTCTTACCAGCCTCCATGATGATCTTCTCTGCAACCCACTTACTCTGTCCATAACCTGCGTTCAAACCAGTCCTACCAGCCTCAAGGTCATCGTTCTCCAACAATCC comes from Cryptococcus gattii WM276 chromosome G, complete sequence and encodes:
- a CDS encoding Hypothetical Protein (Similar to TIGR gene model, INSD accession AAW44442.1) — protein: MSQSPLARSTRRSLSAFAQQPSKLSKSNVASEAPDSPSPSGSTRTPLKKFATPSRESIDRYRNVGSSTSTQVTTPIIHYSPYALSTPPQSLSKSASIPFDMAASAKAARRAEQEVKLRGAESSTKKKKFIRKKSLYQQVIGFPQKVADKFLYHTPASILDILPDPHMANPIALGIHVVHYLLIAPFFATRSDDFESVLRTGRTRSDVSSRWDEWENEGKGGKSGLLGSRIRTILVLLLMVLAIGNALYLFTRFRTYDMLLRNAQEPVHSPHASPVPAPKVKVTKDDDDEKIFEAPSPVEAEPWGPKALKFIGKTLIFMIKLLLHAVFSAFGRPLGNGPSLKDFDQAENKIQSLRVWDPPEFCLAFFCAYPPTAPFLTHLLTHINPFLTPVLHLSTTFLLSNLAQSYAQLVKDRMLLSAEVMREYDQRFVYKKIFSNKVDRGVSTNECT
- a CDS encoding uncharacterized protein (Similar to TIGR gene model, INSD accession AAW44445.1): MWWLFPPDKLGRVKDENGELVFDVRHLEGEGGAMKVLQEEGEIIFIPSGWHHQVVNLDFCISINHNFFASPTLPHIYRALCVSQDRVEDSIADVQDMIIERLGAKHDQWEKEWLQEVQNLLQMDAGWDWRGFWETIMKNLKCPPSVNAPIVSRRNEWIGGVIKQYKKRREWVVLDTVRTIVEDIESWLV
- a CDS encoding Hypothetical protein (Similar to SGTC gene model, INSD accession EAL19509.1; CNBG4560), which gives rise to MYWPTATTRLVGTPYPLDKEPITHARSSRKGNFFAIVTKDGLGIWDVRPTVMQAAVLRSKASIDRFGSNVDVFWAHDGRGLIILTDTSHLLFYQLVPSSRPSYDSPGPSTPGPGEGDVVMGWELRALGTAFVMGGCEYVLPQTHNIIMALRHPPSILSVPYPVPSQLLTPPNSHFPPPPLDAATESQVECETWDLGNSRSWIIGREPPVPTKMTAHKTPALPMLHIMLTKDGRAYAVYQASQLIHFSNNEVQRSQLSAGPKYLGIIIHPPLVDLSKKMEMLDIENVKTSGDDVEDKAVEICINFRFSLVAIGLESGKINIISLPSWPSAPKLSHILDLRQSGNLKSSPGQVKSLAWTGDGYCLAAGYKRGWAAWSMGGRLNGWGVQDEDESEDPGVVDLFWIPGNLELFVLRSYQKGKPQIEVVSFTKSATTNQPSPDNTRYAFLQMDDRVMVYRGADQPDMSVINPESDVWQSIKIPTAYIATNWPIRYASISSDGKLIAVAGRRGLTHYSATSGRWRLFQDEREERDFIVKGGLLWFHHVLIVAVDTDKTHQIRLHSRDLDLNEILHSQTLPSPVLVMTLLENSLLVYTADNMLYHFLILPSQSSIKLHLCGSISFRGIIEVPTRVRALSWLIPEAQKTLGDPADDLIVATIIFLVDGKLVLLRPRRARTDEVRYDMQILADHIEAYWTHLQGVGTLENSLWGFDGLNMRIWLDALTIEATKVDLMSDAYENVEESVKLRPDFYPLSILMDKGIIIGVDYETSTRTLPFPIHKTYTGTHLFLPQFLRYHLSSSPPSLANALILAQHYQSLVYFAHSLEVLLHSVLEDEDLSKSEYNNDDKDSKQDSVLAAVVIFLDYFPESLDVIVRCARKTEIERWPMLFDLVGKPRHLFENCLKDGKIRTAASYLLVLHTLEGLEDADDTVRLLHQAIRAQEFNLCKELLRFLHSIDDSGDALRKAIAKVGIIEPADMASGSETPTKLSQLPMPTRTMQ